A genomic window from Spiroplasma endosymbiont of Labia minor includes:
- a CDS encoding MmcQ/YjbR family DNA-binding protein, whose protein sequence is MKNELKSHEKSPISIPNLISYGFVQAGEQYLYSVDLLDEQFELTVVISQKGELMTSVIEKLTGIEYTLHRISEATGKFVEEIRENYNQVLKDIKDHCFYFEMFQNSITKQVIKYIDEKYQNKPEFLWPKTPHYAIFRHKDNKKWYAAILMVQKQKIGLKGVNKVEIINLRIDFKKILQFIDDKKYFAAFHMNKKNLITIPLDGSVSVLDIFLYIDESFQLTKNKINLF, encoded by the coding sequence ATGAAAAATGAATTAAAAAGCCACGAAAAAAGCCCAATTTCTATTCCTAACTTAATTTCTTATGGTTTTGTTCAAGCAGGGGAACAGTATTTATACTCAGTCGATTTGTTAGATGAACAATTTGAATTAACTGTTGTTATTTCGCAAAAAGGTGAATTAATGACCTCTGTGATCGAAAAATTAACAGGCATAGAATATACTCTTCATCGTATTTCAGAGGCGACAGGAAAGTTTGTTGAAGAAATTCGTGAAAATTATAATCAAGTACTAAAAGATATCAAGGATCATTGCTTTTATTTTGAAATGTTTCAAAACTCTATAACTAAACAAGTTATTAAATATATTGATGAAAAATATCAAAATAAACCAGAATTTTTGTGACCTAAAACTCCCCATTATGCTATCTTTCGACATAAGGATAATAAAAAATGATATGCCGCCATTTTAATGGTGCAAAAACAAAAAATAGGATTAAAAGGAGTAAATAAAGTTGAAATTATCAATTTACGAATAGATTTTAAAAAAATTCTTCAATTTATAGATGATAAAAAATATTTTGCAGCTTTTCATATGAATAAAAAAAATTTAATAACCATTCCTTTAGATGGTTCTGTTTCTGTTTTAGATATTTTTTTATATATAGATGAAAGTTTTCAATTGACAAAAAATAAAATTAATTTATTTTAA